CTTTAAATTCATCTTTCGTAGGTGTTAATTGAACGATATCAATAGGTTCAAAACTCACACCTTGTTCAGATAAAAATTTCGCTGCTTTTTTACACGTTGTACAATTAGGATATTGATAAAACTTAATCATGCTTTAACCTCCTCGCGTGACTTATATCAAATATAACAAAATTTGTTAAATTAGACTATTTTTTATACTAGTTTCATTATTTTGTTATTTATTAATCACGAAATATGACGTCTATGAATATATCCGTTATAATTTAAAACATATATTATAATGGAGGTATGTTACATGCAAAAGATTCAAGATATGGAAACGTTTAAATCAATTATTAATAAAGATGAAACAGTTATCGTCAAATTCGAAGCAGGATGGTGCCCTGATTGCAAAGCCATGGATATGTGGATCAGCCCTATTGTTGAAAAATACAATCAATATGAATGGTTTGTTGTAAATCGTGACGAAGTTGAAGAAGCGGCGTTAGCGTATGATGTCATGGGTATTCCAAGCATTCTTATCTTCAAAAACGGAGAAAAGTTACATCATTTACATTCTGCTCACGCAAAATCACCTGAACAAGTCGAATCATTCTTATCCGAGAGTTTAGGTTAACGTTAAAAAAGAACATATTAAAATCGTCTTCAAATTACTTTAAGCAATTTGAAGACGATTTTTTATGAATAGATATGCAATTTTAACCGTATGCGTACATCTATTAAATGTACTCTGTATAGATTCCTTTATTTTTACGTTTAGGTACTTTTTCCTTGTCATCTTCTAAATCGGTTAAATATATAAATCCGATTAAGCGTTCATCTGGTAGTACCCCAAAAACATTTCTAACTTTTGGATGAAAAATATATGTTGGCGTTTTCCAGCATGTTCCAATCCCTTTTTCATATAAGAGCAATAATAAGTTTTGTGCATATGCCCCAACCGCTAAATAGTTTTCATTTTCTTCCCGTTGACGTGCATCACATTTCATAATAATTGCTAAAAAACCACCTAAGTTAGTCACCGCATCGTAATGACTTTGTTGTTTATCGGCTTCTCGTGGAAATGCATAACGCGAGACTTCCTTGCTCATTTCCCCCAATTTATGCTTAGGCACATATACAACACGCCACGGCTCGCGCATACCATGATTTGGTGCATTTGCCGCTTCTACAACAGCATCCCTTACAGCGTCCTCGTTAATGTGCATATTTCTATCGAACTTCTTAATACTTCTTCGATACTTTATAGCCTCTTGAAGTTCCATCATCATCTTCCCCTTTTTATTGATAACCATTATCAATTATATAGAAGGTTGGCGTACTTTTCAAATTACTGATACACGGCCATTGCATTTTTTAAAGTTTTAACATTGAGTTGTCCTGGAGCAACGCTTTCATTGATAGCACCATAAGAAAGTGCCCCACCAAATGTTTGTTGTGCAGTTCTAGAAATAATACCTAAGTGAGACATGGAAATACCTGTCACCCAATGATGCAATGCATCACTTGCTTCTGATACTGCTTGCAATAACGTTAAAACATCTTGTTTTGATTGTGGCATAACCGCGATTTTTAAGTGTGCCCCGCCATATTGAGACATGTGATAATATGTTTTTTTCAATACATCAAGTTGCGGCGTTTCATGAAAATTATGATATGACACAATAACATCTATACCATGAGATTGAATCGTTCTAACAATATGGTGTCGACCAATCGAAGGCTCCCACTCAACATCAATATAATCCACATTTTTTAGTTCAGCCAATTGAGTCAAAAGTGACTGATATTCTTTTTCATCACAGTTACCTTTCCCCCCTTGCATTTGCGAACGAAACGTAACAAGTATCTCGGATTGAAAACCTTCATCTTTTAATTGTTGGATGATTTGAGCCACGTCTACACTCGCAACGTCTTGAAGTGCATCTATTCTTAATTCTAAGATATCTATATTTGATTCTTGCATTTTTATCAACTGTATCTCATTTTGACTAAGTACATGAGATACGACCATAAAACTTCCTACGATTTGCGCTTTCATGGTGTGTCACCTACTTTACACAGTTTGAATTCCCCCTTATATTAGCCTAACTTTCCTTAATTGAAAAGTAAGCGGGCTATAGGGTTACATTTTTCTAATCACATGATTTACATTCTTTTTTATTGCCGTATGATAGTTATGAGCTTTACTTACTATATTATTTTTCTATAGAATTAAGTATTATTTATCTGAATTTTCTAAAATAACATTGCAATAGTGATTGCGTTTTTATATGATTAATATGATAAACTTACTTTTATTTCTAGGAGGGTGCACATGATACATATTTTGAATGATACGCATACAAAAGCATTTTATCAACTCACTTGTGAAGCATTTCGTCTTCATCCTCTCGCTTTTGTACATGAAATCAGTGAACGACAGAATTATACTGAAACAGATATTGCTCAGTTATTACACCCTAGCCATCAGAAGCAGCAGATATTTTTTGGTGCTTTCGATCATCATAAATTAGTAGGTTTCGTTCAACTCAACTTTTTCCCTTACACATCAAAGCGTCATAAGGCCACTGTTCAAGGTTTATATGTAACTCCAGATTATAGAGGTTCTGGTATTGGGCGCAAATTGATGGAAAGTCTTATAGAATATGCGGAGGAACATGGCATTGAACAACTTGTCCTTGCCGTAGCTTCAAATAATATTGCTGCTAAAGTATTTTGTGACCATTTAGGCTTTGAATTTTTAGCACTTGAACGCCAAGCTCGGAAATTCAATCATACTTATATAGATGAGCACTGGTTAATTTATTATACGAATAAGGAGCATATATGAAAGAAATTACAAGAATCCAACACCTATGGCGCTACGAAAAATATCATGTCATGATGCACAATTACAAATATTATACAGAAATCAAAACGATGATTAAAAATGGACAATCTTATACATCTATAGAAACTAGAATTCAAGAAATTTTAAATACGCCCATTCAGCCTGCCGCTTTTATAAATACATTCCAACACTTATGGGGCTATTTTAAAAATTGTGCAACCCATGAGGAAAAAGCGTTATATACTGCATACGTTCATCAACTTCAATCAGAGTCCCCTTCATATTGTACAAGTATTCAATTCATCCAAAATTTAGCGATAAAATATAACGCACAATACCTTTTAAACAGCTCAATCATGACATTAACACTCCCAAAAACGATTTAACAATAACATATTAGTTATTCAATTCTCACTCAAACCGTGATATAATTTCTCGTTGTAAATTACTTATTAAGGGTGCGAATCATGAAAATATTATGGTCTAAAAGGACACGCATGATAGAAATTGCATTGCTGTCCTTTCTTACAATTATTGGGATAGGTTCTCAATTTTATTTAAATTTGGCATATAGTTTAAATCAAGGACTCTATCACTATGCTTTGGGTATTCATTCAAATCTTCTTATTATCCCAGCGATTATGGGGAACTTCGCCTTTGCTTTAGGTGTCCCTCTGGGTCATTTTCTTGCTCACAAATTAGGTTTCAAGAAAAATTTTATGCTATTCTCATTTATATTCTTACTCGGATCCATTTTAGGCTTTTTCTCGATAGGCATCATTTCTTTATCCATTTCTAAAGTGATACAAGGCTTAAGCACAGGCATTTTATTCTTTACTATGTTACCTAAATCATTTCATGTATTTCCAAAACGCTTTAAAAATGTCTTTCTATTTATGATTATTGTAGGGTTGTTCGGTGCAAATGCCCTTGGTGGTTTAACTGGAAGCATTACATTGTTTTATGCGCAATGGCAATGGATATATATCATCAATATCCTTTCAGCAATCATCAGTTTAATTGTAGGTTGGTTATATTTCGAAAAAGATGACACGACACATCAAAGTACTACGAAAGAGGACCATACTGTCGTTTTCTTTTTAGCGCTTTCATCTCTTTCATTATTAATACCACTTTGTCTTATTACGCAATATCGTTTTGATTCTATTAAAG
The sequence above is a segment of the Staphylococcus hyicus genome. Coding sequences within it:
- a CDS encoding thioredoxin family protein; amino-acid sequence: MQKIQDMETFKSIINKDETVIVKFEAGWCPDCKAMDMWISPIVEKYNQYEWFVVNRDEVEEAALAYDVMGIPSILIFKNGEKLHHLHSAHAKSPEQVESFLSESLG
- a CDS encoding nitroreductase family protein translates to MELQEAIKYRRSIKKFDRNMHINEDAVRDAVVEAANAPNHGMREPWRVVYVPKHKLGEMSKEVSRYAFPREADKQQSHYDAVTNLGGFLAIIMKCDARQREENENYLAVGAYAQNLLLLLYEKGIGTCWKTPTYIFHPKVRNVFGVLPDERLIGFIYLTDLEDDKEKVPKRKNKGIYTEYI
- the aroD gene encoding type I 3-dehydroquinate dehydratase, which encodes MKAQIVGSFMVVSHVLSQNEIQLIKMQESNIDILELRIDALQDVASVDVAQIIQQLKDEGFQSEILVTFRSQMQGGKGNCDEKEYQSLLTQLAELKNVDYIDVEWEPSIGRHHIVRTIQSHGIDVIVSYHNFHETPQLDVLKKTYYHMSQYGGAHLKIAVMPQSKQDVLTLLQAVSEASDALHHWVTGISMSHLGIISRTAQQTFGGALSYGAINESVAPGQLNVKTLKNAMAVYQ
- a CDS encoding GNAT family N-acetyltransferase, translated to MIHILNDTHTKAFYQLTCEAFRLHPLAFVHEISERQNYTETDIAQLLHPSHQKQQIFFGAFDHHKLVGFVQLNFFPYTSKRHKATVQGLYVTPDYRGSGIGRKLMESLIEYAEEHGIEQLVLAVASNNIAAKVFCDHLGFEFLALERQARKFNHTYIDEHWLIYYTNKEHI
- a CDS encoding DUF1722 domain-containing protein — encoded protein: MKEITRIQHLWRYEKYHVMMHNYKYYTEIKTMIKNGQSYTSIETRIQEILNTPIQPAAFINTFQHLWGYFKNCATHEEKALYTAYVHQLQSESPSYCTSIQFIQNLAIKYNAQYLLNSSIMTLTLPKTI